One genomic region from Cucumis melo cultivar AY chromosome 9, USDA_Cmelo_AY_1.0, whole genome shotgun sequence encodes:
- the LOC103482938 gene encoding DEAD-box ATP-dependent RNA helicase 10 translates to MEQDNEEEVKTFQSLGICEQLVEACDSLGWKNPSKIQAEAIPHALEGKDLIGLAQTGSGKTGAFALPILQALLEAPQAFFACVLSPTRELAIQIAEQFEALGSGIGIKCAVLVGGVDMVQQAINLAKRPHIVVGTPGRLVDHLTNTKGFSLRTLKYLVLDEADRLLNEDFEKSIDEILNEIPRERRTYLFSATMTKKVRKLQRACLRNPVKIEAATKYSTVDTLKQQYCFIPAKYKECYLVYILTEMSGSTSMVFTRTCDATRLLSLILRNLGLRAIPISGQMTQAKRLGALNKFKAGECNILICTDVASRGLDIPSVDMVINYDIPSNSKDYIHRVGRTARAGRSGVAISLVNQYELEWYIQIEKLIGKKLPQFSAQEEEVLMLLERVTEAKRISLMKIKETGGKKRRRGGDDEDDNDNNDVEKYLRKTGKGGKMSKNGKTSKKMKRK, encoded by the exons ATGGAGCAAGACAATGAAGAAGAGGTGAAGACGTTTCAGAGCTTAGGGATATGTGAGCAATTGGTGGAGGCATGTGACAGTTTAGGCTGGAAAAATCCATCAAAGATTCAGGCGGAGGCGATTCCTCATGCCCTAGAAg GAAAGGATTTAATTGGACTTGCACAAACTGGTTCTGGGAAAACTGGAGCTTTTGCTCTGCCCATTTTGCAAGCCCTATTGGAAGCTCCCCAAGCATTTTTTGCCTGTGTGCTCTCTCCCACAAG GGAGCTTGCAATTCAGATAGCTGAGCAGTTTGAAGCTTTAGGTTCTGGCATTGGTATTAAGTGTGCAGTG CTCGTCGGAGGGGTAGACATGGTGCAGCAAGCCATTAACCTGGCAAAACGGCCACATATTGTT gttgGGACACCTGGACGCCTTGTGGACCATCTAACCAATACAAAGGGGTTTTCCCTGCGCACATTGAAGTATCTA GTCCTTGATGAGGCAGATAGGTTATTGAATGAAGACTTCGAAAAGTCAATAGATGAAATTTTGAATGAAATTCCTCGTGAGAGGAGAACATATCTATTTTCTGCTACTATGACCAAAAAG GTTCGGAAACTTCAAAGAGCATGCTTAAGGAACCCTGTTAAG ATTGAAGCAGCAACCAAATATTCCACAGTCGACACATTGAAGCAGCAATATTGTTTTATCCCTGCGAAATATAAG GAGTGTTATCTTGTCTATATCTTGACTGAGATGTCTGGTTCAACCTCAATGGTCTTCACTCGCACTTGTGATGCCACTCGCCTTCTGTCATTGATTCTTCGAAATCTTGGATTAAGAGCCATACCCATAAGTGGTCAGATGACCCAG GCGAAGCGACTGGGAGCCTTAAATAAGTTCAAGGCTGGAGAGTGCAATATTCTCATTTGCACTGATGTGGCTAGCAGAGGACTTGATATTCCATCTGTGGATATGGtcataaattatgatattcctTCAAATTCCAAG GATTACATACATAGAGTTGGAAGAACTGCTCGTGCAGGTCGTTCTGGGGTTGCCATTTCGTTGGTTAATCAGTATGAGTTAGAGTGGTATATACAGATAGAGAAGCTCATAG GGAAAAAACTACCGCAGTTTTCCGCCCAAGAAGAGGAAGTTTTGATGCTGTTAGAGCGTGTGACAGAGGCAAAGAGAATATCTCTCATG AAAATCAAAGAAACTGGTGGTAAAAAGAGGAGGCGAGGTGGGGATGACGAAGATGACAACGACAATAATGATGTTGAAAAGTATCTGCGCAAGACCGGAAAGGGTGGGAAAATGTCCAAGAATGGTAAAACgtcaaagaagatgaaaagaaaatga
- the LOC103482939 gene encoding hydroxyproline O-galactosyltransferase HPGT1: MRSKGSNARLSGMPIRSRIPTLLLSMFATFASIYVAGRLWQDAENRVYLIKELDRLTGQGQSAISVDDTLKIIACREQQKKLLALEMDLAAARQEGFTVKHSRETNETKIPLVVIGVITRFGRKNNRDAIRKAWMGTGVSLRKMESQKGIIARFVIGRSPNRGDSLDRAIDDENGQYNDFIIHNDHVEAPEELSKKAKLFFAYAVDKWNAEFYAKVNDDVYINIDALGSTLASYLDKPRVYVGCMKSGEVFSEPSHKWYEPDWWKFGDKKTYFRHASGEMYVISKALAKFISINRSLLRSYAHDDVTAGSWFIGLDVTYIDEGKFCCSSWSAGAICAGV, from the exons ATGCGAAGTAAGGGATCGAATGCTCGCCTTTCGGGCATGCCTATTCGATCCCGAATTCCCACCCTTTTGCTCTCCATGTTCGCCACCTTCGCTTCAATCTACGTCGCTGGCCG GTTATGGCAGGATGCGGAGAACAGGGTTTACTTGATTAAGGAGCTGGATAGGCTAACTGGTCAG GGACAATCTGCCATTTCAGTGGACGATACATTAAAAATCATAGCCTGCAG GGAACAACAGAAGAAGTTGTTGGCGCTTGAGATGGACTTGGCTGCTGCTAGGCAGGAAGGTTTTACGGTGAAGCATTCAAGAGAGACTAATGAAACAAAGATCCCCTTGGTTGTAATTGGAGTCATCACCAGATTTGGCCGCAAAAACAACAGAGATGCAATTCGTAAAGCATGGATGGGAACTG GTGTTTCTTTGAGAAAAATGGAGAGCCAGAAGGGAATAATTGCTAGATTTGTCATTGGAAGAAG TCCAAACCGTGGGGACAGTTTAGACAGGGCCATTGACGATGAAAATGGACAATATAATGATTTCATTATACAT AATGATCATGTGGAGGCACCTGAGGAGCTTTCAAAGAAGGCCAAGCTTTTTTTTGCTTATGCTGTTGATAAATGGAATGCTGAATTTTATGCCAAAGTCAACGACGATGTTTATATAAATATTG ATGCCCTAGGGAGCACACTTGCCTCTTACTTGGACAAACCTCGTGTCTATGTTGGGTGCATGAAATCTGGTGAAGTATTCTCAGAACC GAGCCATAAATGGTACGAACCAGATTGGTGGAAATTTGGTGATAAAAAAAC ATACTTCCGTCATGCTTCTGGCGAAATGTATGTCATATCTAAAGCCCTGGCCAAGTTTATTTCAATAAACAG ATCTCTTCTCCGTTCTTACGCTCATGACGATGTCACGGCTGGTTCCTGGTTTATCGGGCTTGATGTCACATACATTGACGAGGGAAAGTTTTGTTGCTCTTCTTGGTCTGCAG GAGCCATTTGCGCTGGTGTCTGA
- the LOC103482940 gene encoding uncharacterized protein LOC103482940 isoform X4 has translation MAYDFRNNSGHYDSHPMYASTASSTPSPSPHPMYSQSMYPRIGQQAPSSTPPVARLSSHHHSSSPSSSPSSSCLGIRVTIKPEYRITPPPQLSPQVGDIPRSNFHFDFEFEKKVLAEAEKEAPNWNRFGLEQLPPKPVESTSSMGSIGDPTVSKYVASGLNREAVSFAVANYGDNPTKVQEFVKGYTLLREMGFSSIKVVEALLMYDNDTDKAVAHFLGDL, from the exons ATGGCGTACGATTTCAGAAACAATTCCGGCCACTACGATTCTCATCCGATGTACGCCTCAACcgcttcttctaccccatctcCTTCTCCCCATCCCATGTATTCACAGTCAATGTACCCCAGAATCGGTCAACAAGCTCCTTCATCAACCCCTCCGGTGGCCCGTCTCTCATCCCATCATCATTCTTCTTCTCCATCCTCATCGCCTTCTTCTTCGT GTTTGGGCATCAGGGTTACCATTAAACCGGAATATCGAATTACTCCTCCG CCTCAATTATCTCCACAAGTTGGAGATATTCCTCGGAGCAATTTCCATTTTGATTTTGAGTTTGAGAAAAAGGTTTTAGCTGAAGCAGAGAAAGAAGCTCCAAATTGGAATCGGTTTGGGTTGGAACAACTTCCTCCTAAACCAGTGGAGTCCACATCTTCAATg GGTTCAATTGGAGATCCAACTGTGAGCAAGTATGTTGCATCTGGCTTGAATCGGGAAGCTGTTTCATTTGCAGTTGCTAACTATGGAGACAACCCAACCAAG GTTCAAGAATTTGTAAAAGGCTACACACTCCTACGAGAAATGGGATTTTCTTCTATCAAGGTGGTCGAGGCATTACTCATGTATGACAATGACACCGATAAGGCTGTAGCTCATTTTCTGGGTG ATCTTTGA
- the LOC103482940 gene encoding uncharacterized protein LOC103482940 isoform X2 translates to MAYDFRNNSGHYDSHPMYASTASSTPSPSPHPMYSQSMYPRIGQQAPSSTPPVARLSSHHHSSSPSSSPSSSSGLGIRVTIKPEYRITPPPQLSPQVGDIPRSNFHFDFEFEKKVLAEAEKEAPNWNRFGLEQLPPKPVESTSSMGSIGDPTVSKYVASGLNREAVSFAVANYGDNPTKVQEFVKGYTLLREMGFSSIKVVEALLMYDNDTDKAVAHFLGDL, encoded by the exons ATGGCGTACGATTTCAGAAACAATTCCGGCCACTACGATTCTCATCCGATGTACGCCTCAACcgcttcttctaccccatctcCTTCTCCCCATCCCATGTATTCACAGTCAATGTACCCCAGAATCGGTCAACAAGCTCCTTCATCAACCCCTCCGGTGGCCCGTCTCTCATCCCATCATCATTCTTCTTCTCCATCCTCATCGCCTTCTTCTTCGT CAGGTTTGGGCATCAGGGTTACCATTAAACCGGAATATCGAATTACTCCTCCG CCTCAATTATCTCCACAAGTTGGAGATATTCCTCGGAGCAATTTCCATTTTGATTTTGAGTTTGAGAAAAAGGTTTTAGCTGAAGCAGAGAAAGAAGCTCCAAATTGGAATCGGTTTGGGTTGGAACAACTTCCTCCTAAACCAGTGGAGTCCACATCTTCAATg GGTTCAATTGGAGATCCAACTGTGAGCAAGTATGTTGCATCTGGCTTGAATCGGGAAGCTGTTTCATTTGCAGTTGCTAACTATGGAGACAACCCAACCAAG GTTCAAGAATTTGTAAAAGGCTACACACTCCTACGAGAAATGGGATTTTCTTCTATCAAGGTGGTCGAGGCATTACTCATGTATGACAATGACACCGATAAGGCTGTAGCTCATTTTCTGGGTG ATCTTTGA
- the LOC103482940 gene encoding uncharacterized protein LOC103482940 isoform X3 — translation MAYDFRNNSGHYDSHPMYASTASSTPSPSPHPMYSQSMYPRIGQQAPSSTPPVARLSSHHHSSSPSSSPSSSCLGIRVTIKPEYRITPPPQLSPQVGDIPRSNFHFDFEFEKKVLAEAEKEAPNWNRFGLEQLPPKPVESTSSMGSIGDPTVSKYVASGLNREAVSFAVANYGDNPTKVQEFVKGYTLLREMGFSSIKVVEALLMYDNDTDKAVAHFLGGTS, via the exons ATGGCGTACGATTTCAGAAACAATTCCGGCCACTACGATTCTCATCCGATGTACGCCTCAACcgcttcttctaccccatctcCTTCTCCCCATCCCATGTATTCACAGTCAATGTACCCCAGAATCGGTCAACAAGCTCCTTCATCAACCCCTCCGGTGGCCCGTCTCTCATCCCATCATCATTCTTCTTCTCCATCCTCATCGCCTTCTTCTTCGT GTTTGGGCATCAGGGTTACCATTAAACCGGAATATCGAATTACTCCTCCG CCTCAATTATCTCCACAAGTTGGAGATATTCCTCGGAGCAATTTCCATTTTGATTTTGAGTTTGAGAAAAAGGTTTTAGCTGAAGCAGAGAAAGAAGCTCCAAATTGGAATCGGTTTGGGTTGGAACAACTTCCTCCTAAACCAGTGGAGTCCACATCTTCAATg GGTTCAATTGGAGATCCAACTGTGAGCAAGTATGTTGCATCTGGCTTGAATCGGGAAGCTGTTTCATTTGCAGTTGCTAACTATGGAGACAACCCAACCAAG GTTCAAGAATTTGTAAAAGGCTACACACTCCTACGAGAAATGGGATTTTCTTCTATCAAGGTGGTCGAGGCATTACTCATGTATGACAATGACACCGATAAGGCTGTAGCTCATTTTCTGGGTGGTACGTCTTAA
- the LOC103482940 gene encoding uncharacterized protein LOC103482940 isoform X1 encodes MAYDFRNNSGHYDSHPMYASTASSTPSPSPHPMYSQSMYPRIGQQAPSSTPPVARLSSHHHSSSPSSSPSSSSGLGIRVTIKPEYRITPPPQLSPQVGDIPRSNFHFDFEFEKKVLAEAEKEAPNWNRFGLEQLPPKPVESTSSMGSIGDPTVSKYVASGLNREAVSFAVANYGDNPTKVQEFVKGYTLLREMGFSSIKVVEALLMYDNDTDKAVAHFLGGTS; translated from the exons ATGGCGTACGATTTCAGAAACAATTCCGGCCACTACGATTCTCATCCGATGTACGCCTCAACcgcttcttctaccccatctcCTTCTCCCCATCCCATGTATTCACAGTCAATGTACCCCAGAATCGGTCAACAAGCTCCTTCATCAACCCCTCCGGTGGCCCGTCTCTCATCCCATCATCATTCTTCTTCTCCATCCTCATCGCCTTCTTCTTCGT CAGGTTTGGGCATCAGGGTTACCATTAAACCGGAATATCGAATTACTCCTCCG CCTCAATTATCTCCACAAGTTGGAGATATTCCTCGGAGCAATTTCCATTTTGATTTTGAGTTTGAGAAAAAGGTTTTAGCTGAAGCAGAGAAAGAAGCTCCAAATTGGAATCGGTTTGGGTTGGAACAACTTCCTCCTAAACCAGTGGAGTCCACATCTTCAATg GGTTCAATTGGAGATCCAACTGTGAGCAAGTATGTTGCATCTGGCTTGAATCGGGAAGCTGTTTCATTTGCAGTTGCTAACTATGGAGACAACCCAACCAAG GTTCAAGAATTTGTAAAAGGCTACACACTCCTACGAGAAATGGGATTTTCTTCTATCAAGGTGGTCGAGGCATTACTCATGTATGACAATGACACCGATAAGGCTGTAGCTCATTTTCTGGGTGGTACGTCTTAA
- the LOC103482941 gene encoding uncharacterized protein LOC103482941 isoform X1, producing MVREKDICWEYAEKLDGNKVKCKFCLRVLNGGISRLKHHLSRLPSRGVNPCSKVRDDVSDRVRAILATREEIKEASSGKKQKLAEVKTVENVPSISMCKSVVSMETPSPIAKVFPTVTPMAPPSLHNHENAEKSIALFFFENKLDFSIARSSSYQLMIDAIGKCGPGFTGPSAETLKTTWLERIKTEVSLQSKDIEKEWTTTGCTIIVDTWTDNKSRALINFLVSSPSRTFFHKSVDASTYFKNTKCLADLFDSVIQDFGHENVVQIIMDSSLNYSGIANHILQTYGTIFVSPCASQCLNSILEEFSKVDWVNRCILQAQTISKFLYNSSSLLDLMRRFTGGQELIRTGISKPVSSFLSAQSILKQRSRLKHMFNSPDYTTNSYANKPQSISCIAIIEDNDFWRAVEECVAISEPFLRVLREVCGGKPAVGCIYELMTRAKESIRTYYIMDEIKCKTFLDIVDRKWRDQLHSPLHAAAAFLNPSIQYNPEIKFLTSIKEDFFNVLEKLLPLPEMRRDITNQIFTFTKANGMFGCSLAMEARDTVSPWLWWEQFGDSAPVLQRVAIRILSQVCSTFSFERHWSMFQQIHSEKRNKIDKETLNDLVYINYNLKLARQMRTKPLESDPIQFDDIDMTSEWVEESENQSPTQWLDRFGSSLDGGDLNTRQFNAAMFGASDHIFNL from the exons A TGGTCCGTGAGAAAGATATTTGTTGGGAATATGCCGAGAAATTAGATGGTAACAAGGTAAAGTGCAAATTTTGTCTTAGAGTTTTGAATGGTGGGATCAGTAGATTGAAGCATCATTTATCTCGACTACCGAGTAGAGGTGTAAATCCATGTAGTAAAGTGAGGGACGATGTTTCTGATAGAGTGAGAGCCATACTAGCAACTAGAGAGGAAATCAAGGAAGCATCTAGTGGGAAAAAGCAGAAGCTAGCTGAAGTCAAAACTGTTGAAAATGTACCATCAATATCAATGTGTAAATCTGTTGTTTCAATGGAGACCCCGTCGCCAATTGCCAAAGTTTTTCCAACCGTTACTCCCATGGCTCCCCCATCATTACACAATCATGAAAATGCTGAGAAAAGCATtgctttattctttttcgagaaCAAGCTAGACTTTAGTATAGCTAGATCTTCATCCTATCAGCTTATGATTGACGCAATAGGGAAATGTGGCCCTGGATTTACAGGCCCTTCTGCCGAAACGCTGAAGACTACTTGGTTGGAGAGGATCAAAACTGAAGTGAGCCTTCAGTCAAAAGATATTGAGAAAGAGTGGACTACCACCGGCTGCACGATCATTGTAGACACATGGACTGACAATAAATCAAGGGCTTTGATTAACTTTTTGGTTTCATCCCCATCCCGGACATTTTTTCACAAATCCGTCGATGCATCTACGTATTTCAAGAACACAAAGTGCCTTGCTGATTTATTTGATTCTGTCATTCAGGATTTCGGCCATGAAAATGTAGTGCAGATAATCATGGACAGTAGTTTGAATTATTCAGGTATTGCAAATCATATCCTTCAGACCTACGGAACTATATTTGTGTCTCCCTGTGCTTCGCAGTGTCTGAATTCAATTTTGGAGGAATTTTCAAAGGTAGATTGGGTAAACAGATGTATCCTGCAAGCACAAACTATATcaaaatttttatataataGTTCCTCACTGCTTGACTTGATGCGAAGGTTCACTGGCGGTCAAGAACTCATTCGGACTGGGATATCGAAACCTGTATCGAGCTTCCTGTCTGCACAATCTATTCTGAAGCAAAGGTCAAGACTGAAGCATATGTTCAACAGCCCTGATTACACCACAAATTCTTACGCAAATAAACCACAGAGCATTTCTTGTATTGCCATAATAGAAGATAATGATTTCTGGAGGGCAGTAGAAGAATGTGTAGCAATATCAGAGCCTTTCCTGAGAGTCTTGAGAGAAGTGTGTGGGGGTAAACCTGCTGTGGGATGTATATATGAGTTAATGACTAGAGCAAAAGAATCAATAAGAACATACTATATAATGGATGAGATCAAGTGCAAGACATTTCTTGATATTGTTGACAGGAAGTGGCGAGACCAACTTCATTCCCCGCTTCATGCAGCAGCTGCATTTTTGAACCCAAGTATTCAGTATAATCCAGAGATAAAGTTCCTTACTTCCATTAAAGAAGATTTCTTTAATGTTTTGGAGAAATTACTCCCCTTGCCAGAGATGAGACGGGATATTACAAACCAAATATTTACTTTCACAAAGGCGAATGGGATGTTTGGATGCAGCTTAGCAATGGAAGCAAGAGATACAGTTTCACCTT GGCTTTGGTGGGAACAGTTTGGTGACTCTGCCCCCGTGTTACAACGAGTTGCAATACGAATTCTCAGTCAAGTTTGCAGTACTTTCTCCTTCGAGCGGCATTGGAGCATGTTTCAGCAAATTCACTCTGAAAAGCGTAATAAAATCGATAAGGAGACATTGAACGACCTCGTCTACATAAACTACAATCTCAAGTTGGCTAGACAGATGAGAACAAAACCACTGGAATCTGATCCTATCCAGTTCGACGACATTGATATGACGTCAGAGTGGGTAGAGGAGAGTGAAAACCAAAGCCCGACGCAATGGCTCGACAGATTTGGTTCTTCCTTGGATGGGGGCGACTTGAATACAAGACAGTTCAATGCTGCCATGTTTGGTGCAAGTGACCACATATTTAATTTGTGA
- the LOC103482941 gene encoding uncharacterized protein LOC103482941 isoform X2: protein MVTRVRAILATREEIKEASSGKKQKLAEVKTVENVPSISMCKSVVSMETPSPIAKVFPTVTPMAPPSLHNHENAEKSIALFFFENKLDFSIARSSSYQLMIDAIGKCGPGFTGPSAETLKTTWLERIKTEVSLQSKDIEKEWTTTGCTIIVDTWTDNKSRALINFLVSSPSRTFFHKSVDASTYFKNTKCLADLFDSVIQDFGHENVVQIIMDSSLNYSGIANHILQTYGTIFVSPCASQCLNSILEEFSKVDWVNRCILQAQTISKFLYNSSSLLDLMRRFTGGQELIRTGISKPVSSFLSAQSILKQRSRLKHMFNSPDYTTNSYANKPQSISCIAIIEDNDFWRAVEECVAISEPFLRVLREVCGGKPAVGCIYELMTRAKESIRTYYIMDEIKCKTFLDIVDRKWRDQLHSPLHAAAAFLNPSIQYNPEIKFLTSIKEDFFNVLEKLLPLPEMRRDITNQIFTFTKANGMFGCSLAMEARDTVSPWLWWEQFGDSAPVLQRVAIRILSQVCSTFSFERHWSMFQQIHSEKRNKIDKETLNDLVYINYNLKLARQMRTKPLESDPIQFDDIDMTSEWVEESENQSPTQWLDRFGSSLDGGDLNTRQFNAAMFGASDHIFNL, encoded by the exons ATGGTAACAAG AGTGAGAGCCATACTAGCAACTAGAGAGGAAATCAAGGAAGCATCTAGTGGGAAAAAGCAGAAGCTAGCTGAAGTCAAAACTGTTGAAAATGTACCATCAATATCAATGTGTAAATCTGTTGTTTCAATGGAGACCCCGTCGCCAATTGCCAAAGTTTTTCCAACCGTTACTCCCATGGCTCCCCCATCATTACACAATCATGAAAATGCTGAGAAAAGCATtgctttattctttttcgagaaCAAGCTAGACTTTAGTATAGCTAGATCTTCATCCTATCAGCTTATGATTGACGCAATAGGGAAATGTGGCCCTGGATTTACAGGCCCTTCTGCCGAAACGCTGAAGACTACTTGGTTGGAGAGGATCAAAACTGAAGTGAGCCTTCAGTCAAAAGATATTGAGAAAGAGTGGACTACCACCGGCTGCACGATCATTGTAGACACATGGACTGACAATAAATCAAGGGCTTTGATTAACTTTTTGGTTTCATCCCCATCCCGGACATTTTTTCACAAATCCGTCGATGCATCTACGTATTTCAAGAACACAAAGTGCCTTGCTGATTTATTTGATTCTGTCATTCAGGATTTCGGCCATGAAAATGTAGTGCAGATAATCATGGACAGTAGTTTGAATTATTCAGGTATTGCAAATCATATCCTTCAGACCTACGGAACTATATTTGTGTCTCCCTGTGCTTCGCAGTGTCTGAATTCAATTTTGGAGGAATTTTCAAAGGTAGATTGGGTAAACAGATGTATCCTGCAAGCACAAACTATATcaaaatttttatataataGTTCCTCACTGCTTGACTTGATGCGAAGGTTCACTGGCGGTCAAGAACTCATTCGGACTGGGATATCGAAACCTGTATCGAGCTTCCTGTCTGCACAATCTATTCTGAAGCAAAGGTCAAGACTGAAGCATATGTTCAACAGCCCTGATTACACCACAAATTCTTACGCAAATAAACCACAGAGCATTTCTTGTATTGCCATAATAGAAGATAATGATTTCTGGAGGGCAGTAGAAGAATGTGTAGCAATATCAGAGCCTTTCCTGAGAGTCTTGAGAGAAGTGTGTGGGGGTAAACCTGCTGTGGGATGTATATATGAGTTAATGACTAGAGCAAAAGAATCAATAAGAACATACTATATAATGGATGAGATCAAGTGCAAGACATTTCTTGATATTGTTGACAGGAAGTGGCGAGACCAACTTCATTCCCCGCTTCATGCAGCAGCTGCATTTTTGAACCCAAGTATTCAGTATAATCCAGAGATAAAGTTCCTTACTTCCATTAAAGAAGATTTCTTTAATGTTTTGGAGAAATTACTCCCCTTGCCAGAGATGAGACGGGATATTACAAACCAAATATTTACTTTCACAAAGGCGAATGGGATGTTTGGATGCAGCTTAGCAATGGAAGCAAGAGATACAGTTTCACCTT GGCTTTGGTGGGAACAGTTTGGTGACTCTGCCCCCGTGTTACAACGAGTTGCAATACGAATTCTCAGTCAAGTTTGCAGTACTTTCTCCTTCGAGCGGCATTGGAGCATGTTTCAGCAAATTCACTCTGAAAAGCGTAATAAAATCGATAAGGAGACATTGAACGACCTCGTCTACATAAACTACAATCTCAAGTTGGCTAGACAGATGAGAACAAAACCACTGGAATCTGATCCTATCCAGTTCGACGACATTGATATGACGTCAGAGTGGGTAGAGGAGAGTGAAAACCAAAGCCCGACGCAATGGCTCGACAGATTTGGTTCTTCCTTGGATGGGGGCGACTTGAATACAAGACAGTTCAATGCTGCCATGTTTGGTGCAAGTGACCACATATTTAATTTGTGA